In Paraburkholderia caribensis, a single window of DNA contains:
- the kdsD gene encoding arabinose 5-phosphate isomerase KdsD — MIAKINGDRALALARDVLDIEAEAVRSLRDHLDDAFLEAIDFILGCRGRVVVSGIGKSGHIARKLAATLASTGTPAFFVHPAEASHGDLGMVTADDVFIGMSNSGESEELVAILPLVKRLGAKMIAMTGRPGSSLATIADVHLYCGVEKEACPMNLAPTASTTAALALGDALAVAVLEARGFGADDFARSHPGGALGRRLLTYVRDVMRTGDQVPKVLSDATVRDALFQLTAKRMGMTAIVDENERVKGIFTDGDLRRVLERDGDFRALSISSVMTHGPRTIGPDRLAVEAVELMERHRINQMLVVDEAGKLIGALNMHDLFSKKVI, encoded by the coding sequence ATGATAGCGAAAATCAATGGCGACCGGGCACTTGCGCTCGCTCGCGACGTGCTGGACATCGAAGCAGAAGCCGTGCGCTCGCTTCGCGATCATCTCGACGATGCGTTCCTCGAAGCAATCGACTTCATTCTCGGCTGCCGCGGGCGTGTGGTCGTGTCCGGCATCGGCAAATCCGGTCATATCGCGCGCAAGCTCGCAGCGACGCTCGCGAGCACGGGCACGCCCGCGTTCTTCGTGCATCCCGCGGAAGCCAGCCACGGCGACCTCGGCATGGTGACGGCCGACGACGTCTTCATCGGCATGTCGAATTCCGGCGAATCGGAGGAACTGGTTGCGATCCTGCCGCTCGTCAAGCGCCTCGGCGCGAAGATGATCGCGATGACGGGCCGCCCCGGTTCGAGCCTCGCCACGATCGCCGACGTGCATCTGTACTGCGGCGTCGAAAAGGAAGCGTGCCCGATGAATCTCGCGCCGACGGCCAGCACCACGGCTGCGCTCGCGCTCGGCGATGCGCTCGCCGTTGCCGTGCTCGAAGCGCGCGGCTTCGGCGCCGACGATTTCGCGCGCTCACATCCCGGCGGCGCGCTGGGCCGGCGTCTGCTCACCTACGTGCGCGACGTGATGCGCACGGGCGACCAGGTGCCGAAGGTGCTGTCGGACGCGACCGTACGCGACGCGCTGTTCCAGCTGACGGCCAAGCGCATGGGCATGACGGCCATCGTCGACGAAAATGAGCGCGTCAAAGGCATTTTCACCGACGGCGATCTGCGCCGCGTGCTCGAGCGCGACGGCGATTTCCGCGCGCTGTCAATCAGCTCCGTGATGACGCACGGCCCGCGCACGATCGGTCCCGACCGGCTCGCGGTCGAAGCCGTGGAACTGATGGAGCGCCACCGGATCAATCAGATGCTCGTCGTCGATGAAGCAGGCAAGCTGATCGGCGCACTCAACATGCACGATCTGTTTTCGAAGAAGGTGATCTGA